The window GGCCTACTGCGCCGCTGACCCGCGAGCAGGCGGTTTCTGTAATGATGGAAACCGCCCGGAAAGTTCTGCCAACTTCGACGCTGGCTAACCTACCCCAAGCGGTCTCTATCGCCCCCTTTTCTGACGTAGCTGCCAACCGTTGGAGTGCAGTCAAGATTCAGCAGGCCAAGCAGCTGGGCATCGTGACCGGGGACGCTGGCACCGGCAACTTCCGCCCAACCGACAATGTCTCTCGGGCCGAGCTGATGGCAATGACCTACAAGCTGGCCCTTGTGCGAGCCAACGCTAGCGCGGCGGGTAGTACGCCCGGCGTCAGCCCGGCACCAGCCACCGTAGGAATTATTCCTAACATCAGCAACCCGCCCACCTTCACCGACATCGGCGGTCACTGGGGCGAGGCTACGATTAAGCAGATGGCGGCCTTCTGTGCGATCGCAACCCCCCTCAACGAAACCGGAACCAGCTTTTCGCCCAACTCCAACGCGCTGCGTGACTACACCGCCGCCGTTGCCGTGCGGGCTATTGACTGTCCGGCTGCTCGACCCCAGTAGGTCAGCTAAGTCATAACTAGGCACTAACTTCAGGGTGAGTTCCAAACGGAACTCACCTTTTTTTTCGAGTTGTCTGGCTTAGCGCACCGCGCAAAGCAGCCCGTAGCGAATTAGGCCGTTATACAACCCCTGGCGCATCGGCCCCAGGGCCAGCGCCCCTTGGAGGGTGCCAGGCCCCGCCTGAATCAACCCTGCTAGGCCTTCAAGGCTGAGGGCCGAGGCAATCACCTCATCCCAAAAGGGAGCGACCGCTAGCGACCAGTCGGCGGCTTTTAGTTGGTCAAAGCCGCAGTTTTGGGCGATCGCCTCATAGTCAGGCAGAGAAATCACGTAAGGCAGGCCATAGACACGATAAATCCAGTCGAGCTGCCGCTGCTCTAGCCAGGTCAACGGCCCTCCCAGTGAATCCGTAGGGCGGTGGCACCAGGTGGCCATCAGCAGTTTGCCCCCTGGCTTCAGCACCCGGTAGCACTCCTGCAAAAATGCCACCTTGTCGGGCATGTGCTCCCCGCTCTCCATCGACCACACCAAGTCAAAGCTGTGGTCAGCAAAGGGAGCATTCAAAGCATCCGCGACCTGAAACGTTGCACAAGGAGCACCATCGCCGCTCAAACCCGCTGCTGTAGCCCGCTCTGTGGCTCGCTGGGCCTGCAATGGGCTGAGGGTAATGCCGGTCACTCGGGCCCCAAACCGGTTCGCCAATTCGAGGGCGCTGCCGCCAATGCCGCAGCCGCAGTCGAGAATAGTCTCCGCCTGGGTAATGCCCCCCCAGGTCAAACATTCGTCAATGAGATCAATTTGGGCTTGGCGACGATTTTTGCGCTGACGGCCATCGGCCCCGTAGTAGCCGTGGTGCATGTGCTCACCCCAGATCTGCTCCCACAGCCCAGAGGAGTCGTCATAGAACGTCTGAATCTTCTTGTACAGGGCATTGGTCATGACAACTCGACACCTAGAGAACAGCTTGGCTAGCCGGTTAAATCTTGCGGCATAGTGGTCGAGAGCGTCAACTCGTGAAAATATAGGGTTGCCTCTCTACTCCGTGTCTTGCGGAATGCCCAACCTATGCAGATGACGGTTCCGCGCACCATATGCCTTGGTTTTTTAGTATTAATTGCCATTGGTACAATTTTATTGGCGTTGCCCATATCTAGCACTCAGCAAGGCTGGGGTGACCCCCTGGTAGCCCTATTCACAGCCACCTCCGCTGTCTGCGTCACCGGGCTAGTTGTGGTCGATACGGGTACCTACTTTTCTGACTTTGGCGAAGCGACTATTCTCGCGCTAATTCAGGTCGGAGGGCTCGGCTACATGACCGTCAACACCTTTCTGCTGCTGCTGCTGGGGCGACGGTTGGGGCTGCGAGAACGACTCGCTATTCAGCAGTCCATGGATAACTCAGTGCTGGCAGGCGGTAAGCCTCTGATCCTCTCGATCATTGCCATGACGCTGTCCGTTGAACTGACGGGCTTGTTTTGCCTATATCCGATCTTTAGTCGAGACTACGGGCCTAGCTATGGGCTATGGCTCTCTATGTTCCATAGTGTCAGCGCCTTCAACAATGCGGGTTTTGGCCTGTTTAAAGACAACATTGTTGGCTATGCGCTCGATCCTTGGGTCAACGCGGTAATCACCGCCCTAGTCATCCTAGGTGGCATTGGTTACCAGGTGATTATGGAGTTCCTGTCATGGGCCCGCAATCGCCTGAACGGCAACCGCTGCCGTAACCCGTTTTCCCTCCACTTCAAAATTGTCACCAGCACTACCGCCGTACTTTTGGCCCTAGGCACCCTGGCATTTTTTCTGATTGAGTACCAAAACCCCGACACCCTGGGACCGGTGGCTCCCCAGCACAAGCTGCTGATGGCCTGGTTTCAGTCTGTTATAGCCCGCACCGCCGGATTTAACAGCATTGATATTGGTGCGATGGGCAACGCTTCACTGTTCATCATGATTGCTCTGATGTTTGTCGGCGCTAGCCCCGGCAGCACCGGCGGCGGCATTAAAACCACTACCCTGAGAATTTTGCTAGCCTGCACTCGTATGGCCCTTCAAGGCAAAGAGCAGGTTCTTCTGTTTCGGCGGCAGATTGCTACTATTCGCGTGCTGAAGGCGATCTCCGTGGTGGTGGGCTCGGGACTGGCGGTCGTCGCAGCTACGGCCCTAGTGTCTCTGACTAATCCAACCGTAGGCTTTATCGATATTCTCTTTGAGGCTGTGTCTGCATTTGCCACGGTGGGGCTGTCTACCGGCATTACCGCCGACCTCTCTGACGTTGGTAAGTACGTGATTGCTTTCACCATGTACTTGGGGCGGGTAGGCGTACTGCTGTTTATGGCGGCACTGCTTGGCGATCCTAAACCATCCTCTGTGCAGTATCCCGAAGAAGAGTTGCTGATTGGCTAATCTCTCAGGCAGGACGGGGATAGATAGCAAAAAGGGGAGCCGTTGACTCCCCCGGATGAGTATTTGTATGGTCTGATGGCGATCGCCCCCCTAGGCGCTTACGCAAAGTTTGCTGTCGTTTTTGCAGCTGGCGCTGGCGGGCGGCACCGCCTCGCCCTTTGTCATTGCGACCCAGCTTACGGGGCGACTCCCATCGTTTCAGGCGCTGCGCCATGGCTAACTCCCATTAACTATTTGACTATCTTCCCAATGCTATCCTTCTCTGTCGGGGATGGGTAGCCAGAGGGGCTATTTGAGGTGAGGAAACCATCCTTAACTAACTACAGAAAAAGCTCCCCGTGAGACCACAGGGAGCTTTCTAACGTTTTAGCCTCAGTGGCAAAACGTCAGGCTACTTGATAGCAACCTTGCCGCCGGCTTCTTCGAGCTGCTTCTTGGCATCTTCGGCGTCGTCTTTGGTGGTGGCTTCCTTGACGGCCTTGGGAGCGGCTTCCACCAGTTCCTTGGCTTCCTTCAGACCCAGACCGGTCAGGCTGCGCACAACCTTAAGAACGGCGATCTTCTTGTCAGCGGGGACTTCTTCGAGAACGACGTCAAATTCAGTCTTCTCTTCTTCAGGCTCGGCAGCAGCGGCACCACCGCCACCCATCATGCCGGGGGCCATCATCATCATGCCGCCGCCAGCGGAGGCAGAGGCGTCAACACCAAAGGCTTCCTCAATTTGCTTGACCAGCTCGGAAGCTTCTAGCAGAGAAAGGGTCTTTAGCTGTTCGAGAATTTCATCGGTTTTAGCAGACATAGTTACCGGTTAACTCCTGGTTGAAAACAATTAAACACAGACAAAATCGTGAGAGATGAGCCTAGGCTGCATCTTTCTCGGAGACTGCCTTGATAGCACGGACCAGAGATGCGGGCACCTCTTTGACACCCACCGCTAGTTTGGTCGGTACTGCGTTGACGCCCACGGCCACCCGAGTCGGCATCGCCTTGATTGCTCCAGCCAGACGAGCCATAAGCTCTTCCTTGGTGGGCAGTTCGGTGATGGCCTTAATCTGGTCTTCGTTCAGGGCCTGACCTTCCATGACACCGCCACGCAGGGTGGTTTTTTTGGTGTCTTTTTGGAATGCCTGGTATTCCTTGATTGCCCCGCCAAAGTCTTCTTTAACTAGCACAAAGGCCGAAGAATCTTTGAGGAACTCAGTGATGGGTTGCCAGTTTTCGTTGCCGTCAACGGCGATCCGCATCAGCGTGTTTTTGGCAATCTTACACTCGGCACCCTTGGGGCGTAGCCGGTTGCGTAGGTCGCTGATTTCCGATACCGTCAGACCTTTGTAATCAATCACAAAGGCTAGCTGGGCATCGTCTAGCAGGGCCTGAATTTCGGCCACCAGCTCTTTCTTATTCGCTAGGGTTCTCCCCATATCGATCTCACCTCCTTTAAGTTGGGGATTGGGAACTTAATTACCCGATCCAGATTTAGATTTAGCCCTTAGTAAAACAAAACCCCGACAGCTCTGCCGGGGTAGACCAACAACCCAAAGTGCTCAGCTTGGGCAAGAGCACCGTAGTCATTTACGTCAACCTCGGCAGGGTTTATGCAACGCTGGGCGGCTACCTGCTGTCTCCGGTCGTCTATGCAATTGTGAGGGGTTGTGTCAGTGGGCGTAACTCCTGGTTGGCTGGGGTAAAACTTGTTGGGCCTAGACCGCGTCGGACATCTTGAAGTCGCGCAGGGCATTCACATCGAGACGGATGGAGGGACCCATGGTGGAGGCGATCGCTACGGTTCTCCAGTAGCGGCCCTTGGCACCAGACGGACGATTGCGGTCAACGGTCTCTTGCAGCGCTTTGAGGTTGACCAGCAAATCTTCAGCGCTAAAGTCGGCCTTGCCAAACATAACATGGACGATGCCTGTTTTGTCGGCGCGAAACTCTAACTTACCTGCTTTGAACTCATCAATTGCTTTAGCCAAGTCAAAGGTTACGGTGCCGCCCTTGGGGGAGGGCATCAGGCCACGGGGACCGAGTTGACGACCAAGCTTGGCTACCTGAGGCATCACGTCGGGGGTAGCAATCAGAACGTCGAAGTCCATCATGCCCTTCTGAATTTCGTCGATGAGCTCTTCAGATCCCGCCAAGTCAGCTCCAGCAGCGGTGGCCTCAGCCACTTTTTCGCCCTTAGCAATGACGGCGACTCGAATGGTTTGCCCCGTGCCCTTGGGCAAAATGACCGTAGTACGCAGCTGCTGGTCGGTGTACTTGGGGTCAATACCCAAGCGAATGTGGGCCTCGGCCGACTCAACAAACTTAGCGGTAGCGGTTTCTTTTAGCAGCTCTAGAGCCTCTATGGGTTCATAGAGACGGTCTTCTACTTTGGCCTGGGCTTCGCGCAGGCGCTTGGATACTTTAGGCATGGTGGTCTCCTTGGGGTCAAACGAAGCAATGCCTCTTCCCCGTAGTGTGAATAAGTGAAACTTGGTTACAGCCAATAGCCTAGGGCAATGGCTTAGTCAGAAATGGTAACACCCATGTTGCGGGCGGTACCCTCGACAATGTTCATGGCTGCCTCAATGTCGTTGGCGTTAAGGTCAGGCATTTTAGTCTCGGCAATTTCTTTGAGCTGAGCCCGGGTAATGGAACCCACTTTCTTGGTGCGGGGCTCGCCCGAACCACGCTCAATGCCCGCTGCTTTTTTAATTAGTACTGAGGCTGGCGGCGTCTTGAGAATAAAGGTAAAGCTGCGATCTTCAAAGACCGAGATCTCAACCGGTATCACCAGACCCACTTTCTCCTGGGTACGGGCGTTGTACTCTTTGCAGAACGCCATGATGTTAACCCCGTGCTGACCCAAAGCTGGGCCGACGGGGGGAGCTGGGTTGGCCTTGCCAGCAGGAAGTGCCAGCTTAATTAGCGCTACAACTTTCTTAGCCATTAATTAACTCTCTTTCTCCACTTGATTAAATTCCAGCTCCACTGGGGTGTCGCGCCCAAAAATCGACAGCAAAGCTTTCAGCTTACTGCGCTCGGGGCTGACTTCCACCACCTCGCCTTCAAAGTCTTTGAAGGGACCCGAGAGCACGGTAATTTTGTCTCCCGGAGCCATGTCGACTTTGATCACCGGCTTTTGCTCTTCGGTGCGCTTGAAGATGCGCTTCACCTCGCTCATGCCTAATGGCATGGGCTTGACGTGGCCGCGACCGCGACCGTAGGCCCGGCGCTGCTCAGCCCCGACAAAATTGATGACGTGAGGGGTGTTTTTAACCACCGACCAGGCTTCGTCATCCATATACATCCGCACCAGCACGTAGCCTGGGAAGACTTTCTCGTCAATGTTTTGACGACTGCCATCTTTGCGGAGCTTAACCGCTGGCGTTTGAGGAATCTCAACCTGGAAAATTCGGTTCATCACATCGAGAGTGCCAATGCGCTGCTCGAGGTTGAGCTTGACGCGCTTTTCGCAGCCAGAGGCCACCTGGACGGCATACCACCGAGCTTTACGTTGGTAGAAGCGGGCCGCTTCACCTTCGTTGCCTTCTTCGGTAGATTGCTCAGCTCTTTCTGCTGAAGGTTCAGCCCCTAGATCGTCGTCCAAAGGAGCATCATCGTAGTCGAAGTCTTCTTCAGTTACCGCCATTAGAATACTTGCCCCGAAACCCACCCAAACAGTCGGTCAACTAGATAGATCAGCGTTGCGGAAAGGCTAACCATGAGGATAACGGCGGCAGACTCACTGATGAGCTGCTGTCTACTAGGCCAAACAACTTTTCCCAGTTCTTCCTTGGTGCCCTGCAAGAAGGTCACCACACTAAAGCCCTGCTCGGCAACCTGAGGGTCTGCAGCCTTACCCTTAGACTCTATTGCGGTGTCTTTTTTAACCACTGGCTTGGCTCCTGTTGGCGCTTATCCACACTGAACTAACGGGAAAACACGGACCGGCAAACCGGCTTAGCTAACCTGAGAAAACATTAGACCGAAGGGCTAATGGCTCCTGGTTTTATCACGAGTTGGGGGCAGTGACAGATCCCGCTGCTCTAGCGGGCCCTAGGGTCTAAGAGCTTTGGGAAATGTCTCTGCCTTACTCAGCGCGCCCTGGAGGACTCGAACCCCCGACATCGGGTTTTGGAGACCCGCGTTCTACCAACTGAACTAAGGACGCATGAAACCAGGTGCCACTTTAGCACCACTGCCCAACTTTACTCAATTCTAGTTGATTGGGCGATCAAAACGCTGCTTCAAGCGGGTAGCTTTGCCCACGCGATCGCGCAGGTAGTAGAGCTTGGCCCGACGAGCTTTACCCCGGCGCAGCACAGCAATGCTGGCTACCTTAGGGGCATGGACGAGAAAAACTCGCTCAACGCCGACCCCCTGAAAAATCTTTCGCACCGTAATGGAGCGATTGATACCGCCATTGCGCATGGCGATAACGGTGCCCTCATAGGGCTGAATCCGCTCTTTGCCACCCTCTTGAATGCGCACGCCAACTCGGATAGTGTCGCCGACGTAGATGGTGGGAAGGTCGGTCTTTAGCTGCTCCGCCTCAATCGAGCGGATGATTTCCTCTGCGTTCATAGGGCCTGCAAATGTGCACAGTCTACGATTATAGACCATGGGCGGCGCTAAGCAAACAGCTTAGGCAATGTTTTTCGGCAATGGATTTTTGTGGGGGCGAGCTGGGTATTCTCTGGCGGCTCTGGGCATAGTGTTTGTAGAGCATGCGCCGCTTTTTGCCAAGGTTGTTGTTACCTAAATCTTCCTAAGCCCCCACGGTTATGTCTACTCTGCCCCTCGACCCCTTGCCTCAGGAAGATCGACCTCAATCTGAGGTCGCCGATGCCGCCTTTGGGGAGGTGCTCGATGCGATCGCAACGCCGCTCTGGATAACGGATGCTGGCGATCGCTGGTGCTTTCACAACCGAGCCTGTACTGCTCTGCTAGG is drawn from Leptolyngbya subtilissima AS-A7 and contains these coding sequences:
- the secE gene encoding preprotein translocase subunit SecE; the encoded protein is MVKKDTAIESKGKAADPQVAEQGFSVVTFLQGTKEELGKVVWPSRQQLISESAAVILMVSLSATLIYLVDRLFGWVSGQVF
- the rplJ gene encoding 50S ribosomal protein L10; this translates as MGRTLANKKELVAEIQALLDDAQLAFVIDYKGLTVSEISDLRNRLRPKGAECKIAKNTLMRIAVDGNENWQPITEFLKDSSAFVLVKEDFGGAIKEYQAFQKDTKKTTLRGGVMEGQALNEDQIKAITELPTKEELMARLAGAIKAMPTRVAVGVNAVPTKLAVGVKEVPASLVRAIKAVSEKDAA
- the rplK gene encoding 50S ribosomal protein L11, with the translated sequence MAKKVVALIKLALPAGKANPAPPVGPALGQHGVNIMAFCKEYNARTQEKVGLVIPVEISVFEDRSFTFILKTPPASVLIKKAAGIERGSGEPRTKKVGSITRAQLKEIAETKMPDLNANDIEAAMNIVEGTARNMGVTISD
- a CDS encoding TrkH family potassium uptake protein, producing the protein MTVPRTICLGFLVLIAIGTILLALPISSTQQGWGDPLVALFTATSAVCVTGLVVVDTGTYFSDFGEATILALIQVGGLGYMTVNTFLLLLLGRRLGLRERLAIQQSMDNSVLAGGKPLILSIIAMTLSVELTGLFCLYPIFSRDYGPSYGLWLSMFHSVSAFNNAGFGLFKDNIVGYALDPWVNAVITALVILGGIGYQVIMEFLSWARNRLNGNRCRNPFSLHFKIVTSTTAVLLALGTLAFFLIEYQNPDTLGPVAPQHKLLMAWFQSVIARTAGFNSIDIGAMGNASLFIMIALMFVGASPGSTGGGIKTTTLRILLACTRMALQGKEQVLLFRRQIATIRVLKAISVVVGSGLAVVAATALVSLTNPTVGFIDILFEAVSAFATVGLSTGITADLSDVGKYVIAFTMYLGRVGVLLFMAALLGDPKPSSVQYPEEELLIG
- the rplL gene encoding 50S ribosomal protein L7/L12, producing the protein MSAKTDEILEQLKTLSLLEASELVKQIEEAFGVDASASAGGGMMMMAPGMMGGGGAAAAEPEEEKTEFDVVLEEVPADKKIAVLKVVRSLTGLGLKEAKELVEAAPKAVKEATTKDDAEDAKKQLEEAGGKVAIK
- the nusG gene encoding transcription termination/antitermination protein NusG, giving the protein MAVTEEDFDYDDAPLDDDLGAEPSAERAEQSTEEGNEGEAARFYQRKARWYAVQVASGCEKRVKLNLEQRIGTLDVMNRIFQVEIPQTPAVKLRKDGSRQNIDEKVFPGYVLVRMYMDDEAWSVVKNTPHVINFVGAEQRRAYGRGRGHVKPMPLGMSEVKRIFKRTEEQKPVIKVDMAPGDKITVLSGPFKDFEGEVVEVSPERSKLKALLSIFGRDTPVELEFNQVEKES
- the rplS gene encoding 50S ribosomal protein L19; amino-acid sequence: MNAEEIIRSIEAEQLKTDLPTIYVGDTIRVGVRIQEGGKERIQPYEGTVIAMRNGGINRSITVRKIFQGVGVERVFLVHAPKVASIAVLRRGKARRAKLYYLRDRVGKATRLKQRFDRPIN
- the rplA gene encoding 50S ribosomal protein L1, encoding MPKVSKRLREAQAKVEDRLYEPIEALELLKETATAKFVESAEAHIRLGIDPKYTDQQLRTTVILPKGTGQTIRVAVIAKGEKVAEATAAGADLAGSEELIDEIQKGMMDFDVLIATPDVMPQVAKLGRQLGPRGLMPSPKGGTVTFDLAKAIDEFKAGKLEFRADKTGIVHVMFGKADFSAEDLLVNLKALQETVDRNRPSGAKGRYWRTVAIASTMGPSIRLDVNALRDFKMSDAV
- a CDS encoding methyltransferase domain-containing protein; amino-acid sequence: MTNALYKKIQTFYDDSSGLWEQIWGEHMHHGYYGADGRQRKNRRQAQIDLIDECLTWGGITQAETILDCGCGIGGSALELANRFGARVTGITLSPLQAQRATERATAAGLSGDGAPCATFQVADALNAPFADHSFDLVWSMESGEHMPDKVAFLQECYRVLKPGGKLLMATWCHRPTDSLGGPLTWLEQRQLDWIYRVYGLPYVISLPDYEAIAQNCGFDQLKAADWSLAVAPFWDEVIASALSLEGLAGLIQAGPGTLQGALALGPMRQGLYNGLIRYGLLCAVR